From the Streptococcus sanguinis genome, the window AAGAATACAAAAGAAGTAATTTCTCGGGATTTAAAGGACTGGGATCAGGAGATTATAAACTAGTAGAAACAATCACTCCAAAAGGCTACAACACCATGAAGGATATTGAGTTTAGCCTACGAGCAACCTACGATCCGACATTGCCAATTACTCGAACCGCTATTCAAGCAACTTCAGACAGAGCAACTTTTACTTATGAATTGACAAATGGAATTTTTACTACGAAAATTGTCAATAAAAAAGGAGCTCTTCTGCCAAACACTGGTGGAATCGGAACGACTATCCTTTACCTGAGTGGTACAGGGCTTGTGCTAGGTGCAGGAATCCTATGGATGTTAAAGAAAAGAGTGAATAAAAAATAGGATAAAATCAGAAGAACTGAACGGGAAATCAGTCTCTTCCTTAAAAGGAGATTATAATGAAAAAATTAAAACAACTATTGATGACCATCCTGGTCTTTTTCCTGACCTTTGCCGGTCTGCCGGCCGCATCAGCTGATACAACGACCTACACTGTCCAACTGACTGGAACTTCTTCAGGACATGTCTATGAACTATACCACATTTTTTCTGGTGATTTAGATGCTAATAATGTCCTGACTAATATCGAGTGGGGGGCAGGAGTTGCAATTGGAGATAGAGCAAAATTTGGAGATGCATCTGAAAAAGCAGCTTCCTTAAGTGGTAAGCAGAATGACTCCTCTGAAGTTAAAGCGTTTGCTCAAGAATTGTCGAATAGTCTATCTGCTGCTGGGCGAACAAGAGTTCGATCTGAGCAAGGAACGACAACCATTTCTGGACTAAAGCCAGGTTACTACTTGATTAAAGATAGTAATGGATCTTTAGATAATGTAAAAGGTCAAGCCTATACTAGCATTATGCTACAAGTTGCTAAGGATACAACAATAGCTATAAAATCAGATGTTCCTACTCTTACAAAACAAGTAAAAGCTAGCAACTCTGAAAACTACATATCAGCAACTGACTATGCAATTTGGGATACCGTTCCTTTCCAAATTACTGTGACTCTTCCAAGTAACTACGGAGACTTTTCCAAGTATCACTTTTCTGTCAAAGACAGTATGACTTCGGGAATGATCAATAATGGTGATATTCAAGTTTATCTACAACAAGGTGGTTCAGAAGTAGCAATTACAGACTCCTTTTCCATCACTACGAACAATGGATTGACGGTCAGCATTGCGGATCTAAAAACTCTGCCAAACGTAAATGAAAATAGTAAAATCGTGATTCGTTACACCGCCAGGTTGAAAGATAGTGCTACCTTAGGAACGACCGGAAATTCAAATACGGCTAGTCTAACATATTCAAACAATCCAAATAATAATGCCAGTACAACTGCCCAAACTCTCGATAGTAGGGCAACAGTCTATACTTATCGCTTAAGATTGACCAAGGTTAACGAAAGACAAGAGCGTGTAGCTGGTGCAGGCTTTACTCTTTACAAAAAGATTAATAACCAATATAGCGAAGTGAGAAAGATTGAAGCGAGCTCAAGTAGTACCTTTGATTTTTATGGTATTAACGCAGGTGACTATAAGCTAGTCGAAAGCACGACACCAGCTGGTTATAATACTATGAAAGATATTGAATTTACCATTACATCAACTATTGATTCGACTGGAGCTTTAACAGATATGACATCTACATCCGCAACAGCAACCTTTGAAACAGATGTAAATAGAGGATACATTAATCTGAAAGTGGTCAATAAGCAAGGAGCCCTTCTGCCAAACACAGGTGGAATCGGAACAACCATTCTCTACCTAGTCGGCACAAGTCTTGTGCTTGGAGCAGGCGTGCTCTTTGTAGTCAAAAAACGTGTTTCAACAAAATAAAAGGAGAACTAGAGGAAGTGATGAACGTTTAATTCATCTCCCTCCTCAAAGGAGATTAAAATGAAAAAATTAAAACAACTATTGATGACCGTCTTGGTCTTTATCCTGACTTTTGCAGGGCTACCGGTCGTATCGGCTGATACAACGACCTACACCATCCAACTGACCGGAACGACAACTGGTCACACTTATGAAGTCTATCATATTTTTTCAGGGACTTTAGATGCTAGCAACACCTTGACCAATATCGAGTGGGGACCTGGGGTTACTGGAGCAGGTAGAATTCATTTTGGAGATGCATCTGAAAAAGCAGCTTCTTTAAACGGTAAGCAAAACGACTCTGCGGAGGCTAAAGCCTTTGCCCAAGAATTGAATCAATATTTATCAGGTTCAGGTGTAACAACCGTTAAATCCCAGCAAGGTACGACAACCATTTCAGGACTAAAACCTGGTTACTATCTTATTAAGGATAGTCGGGGATCATTGGATAATAGAAGTGGTCAAGCCTATACTAGATTTATGCTGCAAGTGGCCAAGGATACAACTGTAGCCGTGAAAGCAGATGTTCCAACTCTTACAAAACAAGTTCAAGCTAATGGCTCTCAAAATTATACTGCAGCGACGGAATATAGAATCGGACAAAACATTCCTTTCCAAATTACCGCAACTCTTCCAAGCAACTATGCTGAATTTCCGCAATATGTATTTACAATCAAGGATAAGATTCCTGCTGGAATGACCTATAATAATGATGCTCGAGTTTATCTAAAAGAAGGTGGAACTGAAAAAGACATTTCAACATTTTTCCCAATTTCCTATACAGGCAATGTCATTACGATAACTGCTGGTGATCTTAAAGGCAATCAAGAAGTTACAGCATCTAGTAAGATTGTCGTTCGCTACACTGCAAGTTTAAACAATTATCCTATAATGGGTGGGGTAGGAAATCCTAATATAGCTAGCCTGACCTATTCAAATGATCCAAATGGAAATAATTCTTCAACTACTGAAACTCCTGAAACCAAGGCAAATGTCTATACCTACCAGCTGACAGTGAATAAGGTCAAAGAAAACCAAGCAGCTCTTGCTGGTGCAGGATTTACTCTTTATAAGAAGATCAATAACCAATACACTGAGATTAAAAAGTTTGAAGCTGGATCAAACAGCAGATTTGATTTTATGGGGCTGGATTCGGGTGACTACAAGCTTGTGGAAAGTACAGTTCCAGTGGGCTACAATGCTATGAAAGATGTCGAGTTTACCATTTCAGGTACAATCGACTCCACAGGAGCTTTGACAAATCTGACAGCAACTTCAGCGACCGCGACATTTGATTCTAATGTCAATACTGGTGTAATCACCCTGAAAGTGGTCAATAAGCGAGGTGCTCTTCTGCCAAACACAGGTGGAATTGGAACAACCATTCTTTACCTAATCGGAACAAGCCTAGTTCTTGGTGCTGGAGTTCTATTTATTATCAAGAAACGCGCTGACTCTAGGTAATCTTAGGGAGAAAGGAAGAGGTAGATGAAGTATACTATCTCTTTTCCTTTCTTATGCGACTGAATAAATATTATGAAAAAACATCTTATTAATTTTTTGCTAATTTTATTTTTAGTTAGTGGGATAGGATTGTTACTCTACCCTACTGTAAGTGAACTTTGGAACTCTTATCATCAGTCGCAAGCTATTTCAAATTATGAAAATAAAGTAGAAAAGCTAGACACGAGTAAAGCAGATGAGATGAGAGAGGCTGCAAAGTTCTATAACCAAACCCTCGAAAAAGGAGTTGTTCCTAACTATCGTCTTTCAG encodes:
- a CDS encoding isopeptide-forming domain-containing fimbrial protein; translation: MKKLKQLLMTILVFFLTFAGLPAASADTTTYTVQLTGTSSGHVYELYHIFSGDLDANNVLTNIEWGAGVAIGDRAKFGDASEKAASLSGKQNDSSEVKAFAQELSNSLSAAGRTRVRSEQGTTTISGLKPGYYLIKDSNGSLDNVKGQAYTSIMLQVAKDTTIAIKSDVPTLTKQVKASNSENYISATDYAIWDTVPFQITVTLPSNYGDFSKYHFSVKDSMTSGMINNGDIQVYLQQGGSEVAITDSFSITTNNGLTVSIADLKTLPNVNENSKIVIRYTARLKDSATLGTTGNSNTASLTYSNNPNNNASTTAQTLDSRATVYTYRLRLTKVNERQERVAGAGFTLYKKINNQYSEVRKIEASSSSTFDFYGINAGDYKLVESTTPAGYNTMKDIEFTITSTIDSTGALTDMTSTSATATFETDVNRGYINLKVVNKQGALLPNTGGIGTTILYLVGTSLVLGAGVLFVVKKRVSTK
- a CDS encoding isopeptide-forming domain-containing fimbrial protein, with the protein product MKKLKQLLMTVLVFILTFAGLPVVSADTTTYTIQLTGTTTGHTYEVYHIFSGTLDASNTLTNIEWGPGVTGAGRIHFGDASEKAASLNGKQNDSAEAKAFAQELNQYLSGSGVTTVKSQQGTTTISGLKPGYYLIKDSRGSLDNRSGQAYTRFMLQVAKDTTVAVKADVPTLTKQVQANGSQNYTAATEYRIGQNIPFQITATLPSNYAEFPQYVFTIKDKIPAGMTYNNDARVYLKEGGTEKDISTFFPISYTGNVITITAGDLKGNQEVTASSKIVVRYTASLNNYPIMGGVGNPNIASLTYSNDPNGNNSSTTETPETKANVYTYQLTVNKVKENQAALAGAGFTLYKKINNQYTEIKKFEAGSNSRFDFMGLDSGDYKLVESTVPVGYNAMKDVEFTISGTIDSTGALTNLTATSATATFDSNVNTGVITLKVVNKRGALLPNTGGIGTTILYLIGTSLVLGAGVLFIIKKRADSR